Proteins from a single region of Anthonomus grandis grandis chromosome 18, icAntGran1.3, whole genome shotgun sequence:
- the LOC126746686 gene encoding phosphatidylinositol 3,4,5-trisphosphate 3-phosphatase and dual-specificity protein phosphatase PTEN-like isoform X2: protein MGVCVSCRKSKNKTYRGNCTSLNKNNPKEFIGFLPSTKTAKGTTPLDKNDSREESSCLNRQSMDSQSTLETMTASFPNMNFTNPIKNIVSKKRNRYKQDGFNLDLTYITDSIIAMGYPASNIESVYRNNIEDVVKFLDQKHPKHYMIYNLCSERSYDKAKFHNMVKDFPFDDHSPPMIESVEPFCQNVQDWLDKDSKNVVVVHCKAGKGRTGTMICCYLLHSKKCHTAQQALELYGDKRTQDTKGVTIPSQVRYVNYYEQLVNKRVHYVPTTLYIKEFIFEPVPTFIGGPGNLSFTVSESFPGEKLTQKYKSEPHKIPLNNSQQQQEQLGQFSIKLDRCFALSGDVKIEFYNKIMIRRKEKLFHFWFNTFFVSGSTATAAKEVKNGFGTDGEGGCYHMTFRKNELDKLNKRDKQHKIFSENFKLTMVVQIIATRKEKKEAAPPAVRTHPPPDTTTTTPCGSSAGSSDEEDEDDESDEEEEEDEDEDDDDEDWESAAERFDPKGVGYRILSECELASQVTSSSGDQSETLMAT, encoded by the exons ATGGGGGTCTGTGTTAGTTGCAGGAAATCCAAGAACAAGACGTATAGAG GTAACTGCACCAGCCTAAACAAGAACAACCCCAAGGAATTCATTGGGTTCCTTCCTAGTACAAAAACCGCAAAGGGGACGACCCCGTTAGACAAAAATGATTCTAGAGAGGAGTCAAGCTGCCTGAACAGGCAGTCCATGGACAGTCAGAGTACCTTGGAGACTATGACTGCCTCATTTCCGAACATGAACTTTACCAATCCCATTAAAAACATTGTTAGTAAGAAACGCAACAGGTATAAGCAGGACGGGTTCAATTTGGATCTTACTT ATATCACCGATAGCATCATAGCGATGGGCTATCCTGCTTCTAATATCGAAAGTGTTTATAGGAACAATATCGAGGACGTCGTGAAGTttttagatcaaaaacaccccaAGCACTACATGATTTACAATTTGTGTTCGGAGAGGAGTTACGATAAAGCCAAGTTCCATAATATGGTGAAGGATTTCCCGTTTGATGACCACAGTCCCCCCATGATCGAGTCTGTGGAGCCATTTTGTCag aacgtTCAAGATTGGCTGGACAAAGACTCAAAGAATGTGGTCGTGGTGCATTGCAAAGCCGGAAAAGGGAGAACCGGCACTATGATTTGCTGTTACTTATTGCATAGTAAAAAGTGCCACACGGCACAACAAGCTTTGGAACTTTATG gtgataAACGGACTCAAGACACAAAAGGGGTTACGATCCCTAGCCAAGTGCGTTACGTGAACTACTACGAACAATTGGTAAACAAACGCGTCCACTACGTCCCCACCACGTTATACATCAAAGAGTTCATCTTTGAGCCGGTGCCGACGTTCATCGGAGGCCCGGGCAATTTGTCCTTTACCGTATCCGAGTCGTTTCCCGGGGAAAAACTCACCCAAAAGTACAAAAGCGAACCGCACAAGATCCCGTTGAACAACAGTCAACAACAGCAGGAGCAACTCGGTCAGTTCTCGATCAAGTTGGACCGTTGTTTCGCCCTCAGCGGCGACGTCAAGATCGAGTTCTACAATAAAATCATGATCAGACGGAAGGAGAAACTGTTTCACTTCTGGTTCAACACGTTTTTCGTGAGCGGCAGCACCGCGACGGCCGCGAAGGAGGTGAAAAACGGGTTCGGGACCGACGGCGAGGGCGGCTGCTATCACATGACCTTCAGGAAAAACGAACTGGACAAGCTGAACAAGCGGGACAAGCAACATAAGATTTTTAGTGAGAATTTTAAG CTGACGATGGTGGTGCAAATAATCGCGACGCGCAAAGAGAAAAAGGAGGCGGCGCCGCCGGCGGTGCGGACGCACCCGCCCCCGGACACGACGACGACGACCCCTTGCGGCAGTTCGGCGGGTTCGTCTGACGAGGAGGACGAAGACGACGAATCCGACGAGGAGGAGGAGGAAGACGAGGACGAGGACGACGACGACGAGGACTGGGAATCGG CGGCCGAGCGGTTCGACCCGAAGGGCGTGGGCTATCGGATCCTGAGCGAATGCGAGCTCGCCTCCCAGGTGACGTCATCGAGCGGCGACCAATCGGAGACGCTGATGGCCACGTGA
- the LOC126746686 gene encoding phosphatidylinositol 3,4,5-trisphosphate 3-phosphatase and dual-specificity protein phosphatase PTEN-like isoform X1 translates to MGVCVSCRKSKNKTYRGRHLDVGRLCASNLKGFQCYFLAKGNCTSLNKNNPKEFIGFLPSTKTAKGTTPLDKNDSREESSCLNRQSMDSQSTLETMTASFPNMNFTNPIKNIVSKKRNRYKQDGFNLDLTYITDSIIAMGYPASNIESVYRNNIEDVVKFLDQKHPKHYMIYNLCSERSYDKAKFHNMVKDFPFDDHSPPMIESVEPFCQNVQDWLDKDSKNVVVVHCKAGKGRTGTMICCYLLHSKKCHTAQQALELYGDKRTQDTKGVTIPSQVRYVNYYEQLVNKRVHYVPTTLYIKEFIFEPVPTFIGGPGNLSFTVSESFPGEKLTQKYKSEPHKIPLNNSQQQQEQLGQFSIKLDRCFALSGDVKIEFYNKIMIRRKEKLFHFWFNTFFVSGSTATAAKEVKNGFGTDGEGGCYHMTFRKNELDKLNKRDKQHKIFSENFKLTMVVQIIATRKEKKEAAPPAVRTHPPPDTTTTTPCGSSAGSSDEEDEDDESDEEEEEDEDEDDDDEDWESAAERFDPKGVGYRILSECELASQVTSSSGDQSETLMAT, encoded by the exons ATGGGGGTCTGTGTTAGTTGCAGGAAATCCAAGAACAAGACGTATAGAGGTAGGCACTTAGACGTTGGACGATTATGTGCATCTAACCTCAAAGgttttcaatgttattttttgGCCAAAGGTAACTGCACCAGCCTAAACAAGAACAACCCCAAGGAATTCATTGGGTTCCTTCCTAGTACAAAAACCGCAAAGGGGACGACCCCGTTAGACAAAAATGATTCTAGAGAGGAGTCAAGCTGCCTGAACAGGCAGTCCATGGACAGTCAGAGTACCTTGGAGACTATGACTGCCTCATTTCCGAACATGAACTTTACCAATCCCATTAAAAACATTGTTAGTAAGAAACGCAACAGGTATAAGCAGGACGGGTTCAATTTGGATCTTACTT ATATCACCGATAGCATCATAGCGATGGGCTATCCTGCTTCTAATATCGAAAGTGTTTATAGGAACAATATCGAGGACGTCGTGAAGTttttagatcaaaaacaccccaAGCACTACATGATTTACAATTTGTGTTCGGAGAGGAGTTACGATAAAGCCAAGTTCCATAATATGGTGAAGGATTTCCCGTTTGATGACCACAGTCCCCCCATGATCGAGTCTGTGGAGCCATTTTGTCag aacgtTCAAGATTGGCTGGACAAAGACTCAAAGAATGTGGTCGTGGTGCATTGCAAAGCCGGAAAAGGGAGAACCGGCACTATGATTTGCTGTTACTTATTGCATAGTAAAAAGTGCCACACGGCACAACAAGCTTTGGAACTTTATG gtgataAACGGACTCAAGACACAAAAGGGGTTACGATCCCTAGCCAAGTGCGTTACGTGAACTACTACGAACAATTGGTAAACAAACGCGTCCACTACGTCCCCACCACGTTATACATCAAAGAGTTCATCTTTGAGCCGGTGCCGACGTTCATCGGAGGCCCGGGCAATTTGTCCTTTACCGTATCCGAGTCGTTTCCCGGGGAAAAACTCACCCAAAAGTACAAAAGCGAACCGCACAAGATCCCGTTGAACAACAGTCAACAACAGCAGGAGCAACTCGGTCAGTTCTCGATCAAGTTGGACCGTTGTTTCGCCCTCAGCGGCGACGTCAAGATCGAGTTCTACAATAAAATCATGATCAGACGGAAGGAGAAACTGTTTCACTTCTGGTTCAACACGTTTTTCGTGAGCGGCAGCACCGCGACGGCCGCGAAGGAGGTGAAAAACGGGTTCGGGACCGACGGCGAGGGCGGCTGCTATCACATGACCTTCAGGAAAAACGAACTGGACAAGCTGAACAAGCGGGACAAGCAACATAAGATTTTTAGTGAGAATTTTAAG CTGACGATGGTGGTGCAAATAATCGCGACGCGCAAAGAGAAAAAGGAGGCGGCGCCGCCGGCGGTGCGGACGCACCCGCCCCCGGACACGACGACGACGACCCCTTGCGGCAGTTCGGCGGGTTCGTCTGACGAGGAGGACGAAGACGACGAATCCGACGAGGAGGAGGAGGAAGACGAGGACGAGGACGACGACGACGAGGACTGGGAATCGG CGGCCGAGCGGTTCGACCCGAAGGGCGTGGGCTATCGGATCCTGAGCGAATGCGAGCTCGCCTCCCAGGTGACGTCATCGAGCGGCGACCAATCGGAGACGCTGATGGCCACGTGA
- the LOC126746686 gene encoding phosphatidylinositol 3,4,5-trisphosphate 3-phosphatase and dual-specificity protein phosphatase PTEN-like isoform X4, translated as MGVCVSCRKSKNKTYRGRHLDVGRLCASNLKGFQCYFLAKGNCTSLNKNNPKEFIGFLPSTKTAKGTTPLDKNDSREESSCLNRQSMDSQSTLETMTASFPNMNFTNPIKNIVSKKRNRYKQDGFNLDLTYITDSIIAMGYPASNIESVYRNNIEDVVKFLDQKHPKHYMIYNLCSERSYDKAKFHNMVKDFPFDDHSPPMIESVEPFCQNVQDWLDKDSKNVVVVHCKAGKGRTGTMICCYLLHSKKCHTAQQALELYGDKRTQDTKGVTIPSQVRYVNYYEQLVNKRVHYVPTTLYIKEFIFEPVPTFIGGPGNLSFTVSESFPGEKLTQKYKSEPHKIPLNNSQQQQEQLGQFSIKLDRCFALSGDVKIEFYNKIMIRRKEKLFHFWFNTFFVSGSTATAAKEVKNGFGTDGEGGCYHMTFRKNELDKLNKRDKQHKIFSENFKLTMVVQIIATRKEKKEAAPPAVRTHPPPDTTTTTPCGSSAGSSDEEDEDDESDEEEEEDEDEDDDDEDWESG; from the exons ATGGGGGTCTGTGTTAGTTGCAGGAAATCCAAGAACAAGACGTATAGAGGTAGGCACTTAGACGTTGGACGATTATGTGCATCTAACCTCAAAGgttttcaatgttattttttgGCCAAAGGTAACTGCACCAGCCTAAACAAGAACAACCCCAAGGAATTCATTGGGTTCCTTCCTAGTACAAAAACCGCAAAGGGGACGACCCCGTTAGACAAAAATGATTCTAGAGAGGAGTCAAGCTGCCTGAACAGGCAGTCCATGGACAGTCAGAGTACCTTGGAGACTATGACTGCCTCATTTCCGAACATGAACTTTACCAATCCCATTAAAAACATTGTTAGTAAGAAACGCAACAGGTATAAGCAGGACGGGTTCAATTTGGATCTTACTT ATATCACCGATAGCATCATAGCGATGGGCTATCCTGCTTCTAATATCGAAAGTGTTTATAGGAACAATATCGAGGACGTCGTGAAGTttttagatcaaaaacaccccaAGCACTACATGATTTACAATTTGTGTTCGGAGAGGAGTTACGATAAAGCCAAGTTCCATAATATGGTGAAGGATTTCCCGTTTGATGACCACAGTCCCCCCATGATCGAGTCTGTGGAGCCATTTTGTCag aacgtTCAAGATTGGCTGGACAAAGACTCAAAGAATGTGGTCGTGGTGCATTGCAAAGCCGGAAAAGGGAGAACCGGCACTATGATTTGCTGTTACTTATTGCATAGTAAAAAGTGCCACACGGCACAACAAGCTTTGGAACTTTATG gtgataAACGGACTCAAGACACAAAAGGGGTTACGATCCCTAGCCAAGTGCGTTACGTGAACTACTACGAACAATTGGTAAACAAACGCGTCCACTACGTCCCCACCACGTTATACATCAAAGAGTTCATCTTTGAGCCGGTGCCGACGTTCATCGGAGGCCCGGGCAATTTGTCCTTTACCGTATCCGAGTCGTTTCCCGGGGAAAAACTCACCCAAAAGTACAAAAGCGAACCGCACAAGATCCCGTTGAACAACAGTCAACAACAGCAGGAGCAACTCGGTCAGTTCTCGATCAAGTTGGACCGTTGTTTCGCCCTCAGCGGCGACGTCAAGATCGAGTTCTACAATAAAATCATGATCAGACGGAAGGAGAAACTGTTTCACTTCTGGTTCAACACGTTTTTCGTGAGCGGCAGCACCGCGACGGCCGCGAAGGAGGTGAAAAACGGGTTCGGGACCGACGGCGAGGGCGGCTGCTATCACATGACCTTCAGGAAAAACGAACTGGACAAGCTGAACAAGCGGGACAAGCAACATAAGATTTTTAGTGAGAATTTTAAG CTGACGATGGTGGTGCAAATAATCGCGACGCGCAAAGAGAAAAAGGAGGCGGCGCCGCCGGCGGTGCGGACGCACCCGCCCCCGGACACGACGACGACGACCCCTTGCGGCAGTTCGGCGGGTTCGTCTGACGAGGAGGACGAAGACGACGAATCCGACGAGGAGGAGGAGGAAGACGAGGACGAGGACGACGACGACGAGGACTGGGAATCGG
- the LOC126746686 gene encoding phosphatidylinositol 3,4,5-trisphosphate 3-phosphatase and dual-specificity protein phosphatase PTEN-like isoform X3: protein MGVCVSCRKSKNKTYRGRHLDVGRLCASNLKGFQCYFLAKGNCTSLNKNNPKEFIGFLPSTKTAKGTTPLDKNDSREESSCLNRQSMDSQSTLETMTASFPNMNFTNPIKNIVSKKRNRYKQDGFNLDLTYITDSIIAMGYPASNIESVYRNNIEDVVKFLDQKHPKHYMIYNLCSERSYDKAKFHNMVKDFPFDDHSPPMIESVEPFCQNVQDWLDKDSKNVVVVHCKAGKGRTGTMICCYLLHSKKCHTAQQALELYGDKRTQDTKGVTIPSQVRYVNYYEQLVNKRVHYVPTTLYIKEFIFEPVPTFIGGPGNLSFTVSESFPGEKLTQKYKSEPHKIPLNNSQQQQEQLGQFSIKLDRCFALSGDVKIEFYNKIMIRRKEKLFHFWFNTFFVSGSTATAAKEVKNGFGTDGEGGCYHMTFRKNELDKLNKRDKQHKIFSENFKLTMVVQIIATRKEKKEAAPPAVRTHPPPDTTTTTPCGSSAGSSDEEDEDDESDEEEEEDEDEDDDDEDWESGESTYL from the exons ATGGGGGTCTGTGTTAGTTGCAGGAAATCCAAGAACAAGACGTATAGAGGTAGGCACTTAGACGTTGGACGATTATGTGCATCTAACCTCAAAGgttttcaatgttattttttgGCCAAAGGTAACTGCACCAGCCTAAACAAGAACAACCCCAAGGAATTCATTGGGTTCCTTCCTAGTACAAAAACCGCAAAGGGGACGACCCCGTTAGACAAAAATGATTCTAGAGAGGAGTCAAGCTGCCTGAACAGGCAGTCCATGGACAGTCAGAGTACCTTGGAGACTATGACTGCCTCATTTCCGAACATGAACTTTACCAATCCCATTAAAAACATTGTTAGTAAGAAACGCAACAGGTATAAGCAGGACGGGTTCAATTTGGATCTTACTT ATATCACCGATAGCATCATAGCGATGGGCTATCCTGCTTCTAATATCGAAAGTGTTTATAGGAACAATATCGAGGACGTCGTGAAGTttttagatcaaaaacaccccaAGCACTACATGATTTACAATTTGTGTTCGGAGAGGAGTTACGATAAAGCCAAGTTCCATAATATGGTGAAGGATTTCCCGTTTGATGACCACAGTCCCCCCATGATCGAGTCTGTGGAGCCATTTTGTCag aacgtTCAAGATTGGCTGGACAAAGACTCAAAGAATGTGGTCGTGGTGCATTGCAAAGCCGGAAAAGGGAGAACCGGCACTATGATTTGCTGTTACTTATTGCATAGTAAAAAGTGCCACACGGCACAACAAGCTTTGGAACTTTATG gtgataAACGGACTCAAGACACAAAAGGGGTTACGATCCCTAGCCAAGTGCGTTACGTGAACTACTACGAACAATTGGTAAACAAACGCGTCCACTACGTCCCCACCACGTTATACATCAAAGAGTTCATCTTTGAGCCGGTGCCGACGTTCATCGGAGGCCCGGGCAATTTGTCCTTTACCGTATCCGAGTCGTTTCCCGGGGAAAAACTCACCCAAAAGTACAAAAGCGAACCGCACAAGATCCCGTTGAACAACAGTCAACAACAGCAGGAGCAACTCGGTCAGTTCTCGATCAAGTTGGACCGTTGTTTCGCCCTCAGCGGCGACGTCAAGATCGAGTTCTACAATAAAATCATGATCAGACGGAAGGAGAAACTGTTTCACTTCTGGTTCAACACGTTTTTCGTGAGCGGCAGCACCGCGACGGCCGCGAAGGAGGTGAAAAACGGGTTCGGGACCGACGGCGAGGGCGGCTGCTATCACATGACCTTCAGGAAAAACGAACTGGACAAGCTGAACAAGCGGGACAAGCAACATAAGATTTTTAGTGAGAATTTTAAG CTGACGATGGTGGTGCAAATAATCGCGACGCGCAAAGAGAAAAAGGAGGCGGCGCCGCCGGCGGTGCGGACGCACCCGCCCCCGGACACGACGACGACGACCCCTTGCGGCAGTTCGGCGGGTTCGTCTGACGAGGAGGACGAAGACGACGAATCCGACGAGGAGGAGGAGGAAGACGAGGACGAGGACGACGACGACGAGGACTGGGAATCGG